The genome window CCTCCACGTACTTCATGAGTACGTCGATGCTCACTTGGCCGGTGGTGGCGAGGAAGTACCCCGGTTGCCAGAACGCCTTGTCGAGCGCCTGCCGAACTTCGGGGTTCTCGTCACGGATTTTGCGGGACGTGACGCCCTTGAGTGAGTTGATGAACTTGGTGAGGTCGGTCGTTGGCTTCGCCGTGAAGAGGATGTG of Halorussus salinus contains these proteins:
- the tnpA gene encoding IS200/IS605-like element ISHal1 family transposase; translated protein: SHTVYALQYHFVTVTKYRADLLTDEIAERIGEIASDISEDFGVNIQNVNGGSDHVHILFTAKPTTDLTKFINSLKGVTSRKIRDENPEVRQALDKAFWQPGYFLATTGQVSIDVLMKYVEEQ